A region from the Candidatus Methanoperedens sp. genome encodes:
- a CDS encoding DHH family phosphoesterase translates to MGKKAAQCAVYIKKHTSALVVSHIDADGLTSAAIMGKALERGGIEYKTRFVKQLDLPSLNEIADMNPELIIFTDIGSGMLDAIGSLKLNAVIIDHHQPQGVYEYHINPHLFGINGAIEISGSGVTYLVASELGENGDLAALAVVGAVGDLQHVKHGQLIGMNRQILERGASSGILRYEKDLLLFGKQTRPIFKLLQYSADPYLPGITGSEDASIEFLKRIGIRQHGEKWRRWIDLEVKEKQQIVSALMQFGLSRGMPGYRIERLVGEVYTLLREREGTETRDASEYSTLLNSTARYDHADIGLAVCMGERDKKYDEACTLLNEHRKNLVEGLNLVKEQGLIKMENLQYFDAGNKIRETIVGIVAGMSMSFVNNRNLPIIAFADAEGGIKVSSRGNQELIRKGLNLGMAIGEAARAAGGTGGGHDIAAGAFIPRDSKQEFLRILNNKIGLQIE, encoded by the coding sequence CGAATACAAAACACGCTTTGTCAAACAACTGGACTTACCTTCGCTCAATGAGATAGCAGACATGAATCCTGAACTTATTATATTCACTGACATCGGGAGCGGCATGCTGGATGCGATAGGCTCTTTAAAGCTCAATGCAGTCATTATAGACCACCACCAGCCGCAGGGCGTTTACGAATACCATATTAATCCTCATCTTTTCGGGATTAACGGTGCCATAGAGATAAGCGGTTCCGGCGTTACTTATCTTGTGGCATCAGAACTGGGCGAGAATGGAGACCTTGCAGCGCTTGCTGTTGTGGGCGCCGTAGGCGATCTCCAGCATGTAAAGCACGGGCAGTTGATCGGCATGAACCGGCAGATACTGGAAAGAGGCGCAAGCAGCGGCATACTGCGTTATGAGAAAGACCTGCTGCTGTTCGGAAAACAGACGCGCCCCATCTTCAAATTGCTCCAATATTCCGCAGACCCTTATTTGCCGGGAATCACAGGCAGCGAGGATGCGAGCATAGAATTTTTAAAAAGAATAGGCATACGCCAGCATGGTGAGAAATGGAGGCGGTGGATAGATCTGGAAGTAAAAGAAAAGCAGCAAATCGTATCCGCTCTCATGCAGTTCGGTCTTTCCAGAGGTATGCCGGGTTATAGGATAGAAAGGCTGGTAGGCGAAGTTTATACGTTGTTGCGCGAGCGTGAGGGCACAGAGACAAGAGACGCTTCAGAATACTCCACGTTGTTAAATTCCACTGCCCGCTACGACCATGCCGATATCGGGCTTGCGGTATGCATGGGCGAGCGGGACAAGAAGTATGATGAGGCGTGCACCCTTCTCAACGAGCACAGGAAGAACCTTGTTGAAGGGCTGAATCTTGTAAAAGAGCAGGGCTTGATCAAGATGGAAAACCTGCAGTATTTCGATGCCGGGAATAAAATCAGGGAAACCATTGTTGGAATAGTGGCAGGAATGAGCATGTCATTTGTTAACAACAGGAATCTTCCCATAATCGCTTTTGCTGATGCTGAAGGTGGAATAAAGGTCTCATCGCGGGGGAACCAGGAGCTTATCAGGAAAGGGCTGAATCTCGGAATGGCGATAGGTGAGGCTGCAAGAGCGGCAGGAGGCACGGGAGGTGGACATGATATAGCAGCTGGAGCCTTCATTCCGAGGGATTCAAAGCAGGAGTTTTTGAGAATACTAAACAATAAAATAGGGCTGCAGATAGAATGA
- a CDS encoding DUF4349 domain-containing protein — MNKNILAISLVLLLVITAGCVGSQKSMEPGNYPVPSKSDLSVQDTGTAGNVVQGDTLDRKIVSTASLTIEVKSVDSVFKEITKIVQANQGFISSSSTYDAGGRNNGQVTVRVPQKSFYSTIEQIEPLGTVKSKQISGQDVTEEFIDLGARLDNLKKQESRFQEILKNASTVKDVLEVERELERVRGDIESLTGRMNYLNQSIEMSTIAVNAMEPAPITGEGWGLTDALRAAVTGFIESVKGIIVFIGYILPIAVFIAVIIYIALGIKRKVLPRLR, encoded by the coding sequence ATGAATAAAAATATATTAGCAATATCTTTGGTTTTGCTGCTGGTAATAACGGCGGGATGTGTGGGTTCCCAGAAAAGTATGGAACCTGGAAATTATCCTGTTCCTTCAAAATCAGATTTATCTGTTCAGGATACGGGAACAGCTGGTAACGTTGTCCAAGGTGATACTCTTGACAGGAAGATAGTCTCGACAGCAAGCCTCACTATTGAAGTAAAAAGCGTGGATTCGGTTTTTAAAGAAATAACCAAAATAGTGCAGGCAAACCAGGGTTTTATCTCAAGCTCATCAACCTACGATGCAGGAGGGAGAAACAACGGCCAAGTTACCGTTAGGGTTCCACAGAAAAGTTTCTATTCAACCATTGAACAGATAGAACCTCTCGGAACAGTCAAGTCCAAGCAGATTTCAGGTCAGGATGTAACGGAGGAGTTCATAGACTTGGGGGCTCGCCTTGACAACCTGAAAAAACAGGAGTCAAGGTTTCAGGAAATTCTGAAAAATGCATCCACGGTTAAGGATGTTCTTGAAGTGGAACGTGAGCTTGAACGTGTGCGCGGCGATATAGAAAGCCTCACTGGGAGGATGAACTACCTCAACCAGAGCATTGAAATGTCAACTATCGCGGTCAATGCAATGGAGCCTGCACCCATAACAGGGGAAGGATGGGGTTTAACGGATGCGCTGAGGGCTGCTGTAACAGGATTTATTGAGAGCGTGAAGGGAATAATAGTTTTCATAGGATACATTTTGCCGATAGCTGTATTTATTGCCGTGATAATTTATATCGCTCTTGGAATTAAAAGAAAAGTCCTGCCGAGACTGAGATGA
- a CDS encoding H4MPT-linked C1 transfer pathway protein yields MMILGIDIGGANTKVASSDGRLVELHYIPLWKNTTLREVLLDIAKRLKPEKVAVVITGELADCFPDKETGISYIIDAANDAFTDAYFLDSSGVFTKEKKRELAAANWMASALLVGREHKDCIFVDTGSTTTDIIPIREGIPCAGRTDFERLKASELVYSGVLRTNVAAILDTLLLGGAALRISSELFAITADAYTVLGMISGEEYTCDTPDGAGKTVADAKRRLARVVCADLSEIGDEELVLIAQQVMEKQLLDIADALRDVADRHGTARIVACGLGEFLARSAADELGFDIVLLSEKYGKEISKVFPAYAAARLLSERG; encoded by the coding sequence GTGATGATTCTCGGCATCGATATCGGCGGCGCGAACACCAAGGTAGCATCCAGCGACGGCAGGCTGGTAGAACTGCATTATATCCCGCTCTGGAAAAACACCACGCTTCGCGAGGTACTTCTGGATATCGCAAAGCGTTTAAAACCTGAAAAAGTCGCAGTGGTGATAACCGGGGAGCTTGCGGACTGTTTTCCAGACAAGGAAACCGGCATATCCTATATTATCGATGCTGCAAATGATGCCTTCACCGACGCTTATTTCCTCGACAGCAGCGGGGTTTTTACAAAAGAAAAAAAACGCGAGCTGGCAGCAGCAAACTGGATGGCATCAGCGCTCCTTGTGGGAAGGGAGCATAAGGATTGTATATTCGTGGATACAGGCTCGACCACTACGGATATAATCCCTATCAGAGAGGGCATACCCTGCGCCGGCAGGACGGACTTTGAACGATTGAAAGCAAGCGAGCTTGTTTATTCAGGGGTGCTTCGCACAAATGTCGCAGCTATTCTTGACACTCTTTTACTTGGCGGTGCTGCCTTGCGCATCTCATCCGAACTTTTTGCCATAACTGCTGATGCGTATACGGTGCTGGGAATGATCTCAGGCGAAGAATACACATGCGACACGCCCGATGGAGCCGGAAAAACAGTGGCAGACGCAAAAAGAAGGCTTGCGCGCGTGGTATGTGCAGACCTCTCCGAGATAGGAGATGAAGAACTGGTTTTGATTGCACAGCAGGTTATGGAAAAGCAGCTTCTGGATATCGCAGATGCACTGCGCGACGTAGCTGACCGGCACGGCACTGCAAGGATAGTGGCATGCGGTCTTGGTGAATTCCTTGCCAGGAGTGCGGCAGATGAGCTTGGATTCGATATCGTCCTGCTGTCAGAAAAATACGGGAAGGAAATATCAAAAGTATTTCCTGCGTACGCTGCGGCAAGGCTGTTGAGCGAAAGAGGATAG